A window of the Cicer arietinum cultivar CDC Frontier isolate Library 1 chromosome 6, Cicar.CDCFrontier_v2.0, whole genome shotgun sequence genome harbors these coding sequences:
- the LOC101495245 gene encoding TOM1-like protein 5 yields the protein MNISYFAITFCSIIQKASNALEVLKEVLDTVDVQNPQGARDEFTLDLVEQCSFQKQRVMHLVMASRDERTVSRAIELNEQLQKVLARHDDLLSSKVTTTANHFDHEEAEEEEEPEQLFLRLRKGKACVRPEDEETKPRFPQLGLLEERLNRPLIRPLSSEPSQEANARPVPVVAPPPSAKHNGELPHVAIPPPPAKHTERERYFQHNKDSATLAGHIRGLSLHSRNGSSSQSGSFDFSD from the exons ATGAACATCTCTTATTTTGCAATTACATTTTGCAGCATTATCCAAAAGGCTAGTAATGCATTGGAAGTTCTAAAAGAAGTCCTTGATACTGTTGATGTCCAAAATCCTCAG gGAGCAAGAGATGAATTCACCCTTGACCTTGTTGAGCAATGTTCATTTCAAAAGCAGAGGGTAATGCATCTTGTGATGGCTTCTCG AGACGAGAGGACAGTTTCCCGAGCAATTGAATTGAATGAGCAGCTTCAGAAAGTTCTAGCAAGACACGATGACCTGCTTTCAAGCAAAGTTACAACAACTGCGAATCACTTTGACCATGAAGAAGCAGAGGAGGAGGAAGAACCCGAACAGTTATTCCTAAG ATTACGCAAAGGAAAAGCTTGTGTAAGGCCTGAAGATGAAGAAACTAAACCTCGGTTTCCTCAATTGGGTTTGCTTGAAGAGAGACTCAACCGTCCGCTAATAAGGCCACTCTCTTCAGAGCCATCTCAAGAAGCTAATGCTCGTCCTGTACCTGTTGTAGCTCCTCCTCCAAGTGCAAAACACAACGGGGAGCTTCCTCATGTTGCAATTCCACCACCACCTGCAAAGCACACTGAGAGAGAAAGATATTTTCAGCATAATAAGGACAGTGCCACTTTGGCTGGCCATATCAGAGGCCTCTCGTTACATAGCCGCAATGGCAGCAGCTCGCAGAGTGGAAGCTTTGATTTTAGTGATTGA